In one Nostoc sp. KVJ3 genomic region, the following are encoded:
- a CDS encoding CARDB domain-containing protein, producing MFETSPESNPFHSIHDPGYQSFLNINPGISDLRVLPESKIPTKEHSLSPGLDINQIDQLIKGYTPTAIPELSNNHVIKQTSAASGKAGEGAVDSLTGNAFSQVNNSITSQALSASAFLPDLIVQNTVSAPSSASAGSTIQVSYQVENQGDATADSNYTKFYLSKDLYIGSDDTFLGYDYVDSISSGYYRSESTTLTIDSSVTAGSYYLVYEADGYDYVAESNENNNAVAGLITITKPDLAITAISATSGTAGNYLDFSYNIKNQGTGSSGYSNTAFYLSKDTKLDSSDTYLNYDYVSSLAAGTTSTESTSVYLDGSLTPGTYYLFAETDGWNYVAESNENNNIVYKTITVNKPDLAITAISATSGTAGNYLDFSYNIKNQGTGSANYSYSAFYLSKDTKLDSSDTYLNYDYVSSLAAGTTSTESTSVYLDGSLTPGTYYLFAQADGWNYVAESNENNNIVYKTITVNKPDLAITALSATSGTAGNYLDFSYNIKNQGTGSANYSYSAFYLSKDTKLDSSDTYLNYDYVSSLAAGTTSTESASVYLDSSLTPGTYYLFAQADGWNYVAESNENNNIVYKAITINSPKQDLVISSISATSGKPGSYLNFNYSIKNQGTASADDSYTAFYLSKDTKLDSSDIYLDYDHVSSLAAGVSSNRSASVYIDSNLTLGNYYLFAAADDWDDVAESNENNNIAYKAITISGSAKPDLVISSISATSGTSGSNLNFTYKIKNEGSATANSNYTGFYLSKDTTLDSSDTYLGSDTVNSLAAGVSSSESASVALSSTLITGTYYLIAKADAGNTISESNENNNSAYQAIAIAAPAKPDLVISSITASSGVSGTNLSFTYKIKNQGTVSASASSTRFYLSKNTTFDSSDIYLGSDAVTSLSVGLTNTESASVALSSILASGTYYLFAQADGENKISESNENNNLAYQTITIKGSDGGADWFSDNLKDAELISLTRTLAGDGNLSRNDMISVFRNAKDGAVIDAKELTDLRTIVSNASRFTMQDYVRVLSDYIVNGNPANQWWTGGATTRTNLGNLYAGSSDTQLEKLIGKWFLGTDRPNPLSEGDTANQNSGTNTSDKTYRAVSGSLFQNGISADDINQGALGDCYYLATLASIALEKPSYIQNMFIDNGDNTYTVRFFNNGVANYVTVDKYLPTDYFGQLTYASSGQSYDDSTNELWVVLAEKAYAQLAESGWSRPENVSNAYGSIEGGWMDYVIKQVTGLSATFQDDISKMTKTQLINLVNTNQILTAGFVNGEGYGVHDGHAYTITAYNATNSTFHIRNPWGYDDADVTWEQLLSLKAVIIWSNT from the coding sequence ATGTTCGAGACTTCACCCGAATCAAATCCCTTTCATTCCATTCACGATCCAGGTTATCAAAGCTTCCTCAATATAAATCCGGGAATATCAGATTTAAGAGTTTTACCTGAGAGCAAGATCCCCACAAAGGAGCATTCTTTGAGTCCTGGGTTGGATATTAACCAAATTGACCAATTAATCAAAGGTTATACGCCAACTGCCATTCCTGAACTATCCAACAACCATGTTATCAAGCAAACCTCAGCCGCTTCCGGCAAAGCTGGAGAAGGCGCTGTAGATTCGCTGACAGGTAACGCTTTTAGTCAAGTAAACAATAGCATTACAAGTCAAGCACTCTCTGCCTCTGCCTTTCTACCAGACCTCATAGTACAAAATACCGTTTCGGCTCCTAGTTCTGCCTCTGCCGGCAGTACCATCCAAGTTAGCTATCAAGTTGAAAACCAAGGCGATGCCACTGCTGATTCTAACTACACCAAGTTTTATCTCTCCAAGGATCTCTATATCGGAAGTGACGATACATTCTTAGGCTATGACTATGTTGATAGCATTTCATCTGGTTACTATAGATCGGAGTCAACCACACTCACAATCGACAGTAGCGTTACCGCAGGTAGCTATTATCTGGTGTATGAAGCTGATGGCTATGATTATGTTGCCGAAAGCAATGAAAACAACAACGCTGTTGCCGGACTAATTACAATTACAAAACCAGACCTAGCTATCACCGCCATCTCAGCTACTTCTGGAACCGCCGGAAATTATCTCGACTTCAGTTACAACATTAAGAATCAAGGAACCGGCAGTTCTGGCTATAGCAACACAGCCTTCTATCTCTCCAAAGATACGAAGTTAGATAGTTCTGATACCTATTTAAATTATGACTATGTGAGTTCCTTGGCAGCCGGAACTACCAGCACAGAATCCACTTCTGTTTACCTTGACGGCAGTCTGACTCCAGGAACTTACTATCTCTTTGCTGAAACCGATGGCTGGAATTATGTCGCCGAGAGTAATGAAAATAACAACATTGTCTATAAAACGATTACTGTTAACAAACCAGATTTAGCTATCACCGCCATCTCAGCCACCTCTGGAACCGCCGGAAATTATCTCGACTTCAGTTACAACATCAAAAATCAAGGAACGGGTAGCGCTAATTATAGCTACAGTGCATTTTATCTCTCCAAAGATACGAAGTTAGATAGTTCTGATACCTATTTAAATTACGACTATGTAAGTTCCTTAGCAGCCGGAACTACCAGCACAGAATCCACTTCTGTTTACCTTGACGGCAGCCTGACTCCAGGAACTTACTATCTCTTTGCTCAAGCCGATGGCTGGAATTATGTCGCCGAGAGTAATGAAAATAACAACATTGTCTATAAAACGATTACTGTTAACAAACCAGATTTAGCTATCACCGCCCTCTCAGCCACCTCTGGAACCGCCGGAAATTATCTCGACTTCAGTTACAACATCAAAAATCAAGGAACGGGTAGCGCTAATTATAGCTACAGTGCATTTTATCTCTCCAAAGATACGAAGTTAGATAGTTCTGATACCTATTTAAATTACGACTATGTGAGTTCCTTAGCAGCCGGAACCACTAGTACAGAATCCGCTTCCGTCTATCTTGACAGCAGTCTGACTCCAGGAACTTACTATCTCTTTGCTCAAGCCGATGGCTGGAATTATGTCGCCGAGAGCAATGAAAATAACAACATTGTCTATAAAGCAATTACTATTAACTCCCCCAAACAAGACCTAGTTATCAGCAGTATCTCAGCCACATCTGGCAAACCTGGCAGTTATCTCAACTTCAATTACAGCATTAAAAATCAAGGTACTGCTAGTGCCGATGATAGCTACACTGCATTTTATCTCTCCAAAGATACAAAGTTAGATAGTTCTGATATCTATTTAGATTACGATCATGTGAGTTCATTAGCAGCTGGAGTTTCTAGTAATAGGTCTGCTTCTGTCTACATTGATAGCAATTTAACTTTAGGAAATTACTATCTCTTTGCCGCAGCTGATGATTGGGATGATGTCGCCGAGAGTAATGAAAATAACAACATTGCCTATAAAGCAATTACGATTAGTGGATCTGCCAAGCCAGACCTTGTAATCAGCAGTATTTCCGCTACATCAGGAACATCTGGCAGCAATCTCAATTTCACTTACAAGATTAAGAATGAAGGCAGTGCAACCGCGAATAGTAATTACACTGGATTCTATCTTTCCAAAGATACGACTTTAGATAGTTCTGATACTTACTTAGGATCGGATACCGTAAATTCATTAGCAGCGGGAGTTTCCAGTTCAGAATCTGCTTCTGTAGCTCTGAGCAGTACTCTGATTACAGGGACTTATTATCTCATTGCTAAAGCTGATGCCGGAAACACAATTTCCGAAAGTAATGAAAATAACAATTCTGCCTATCAAGCAATTGCGATCGCTGCACCTGCCAAGCCAGACTTAGTAATTAGTAGTATCACAGCTAGTTCTGGTGTATCTGGAACTAATCTCAGTTTCACTTACAAAATCAAGAATCAAGGAACGGTTAGTGCAAGTGCCAGTTCTACTCGATTCTATCTTTCCAAAAATACGACTTTCGATAGTTCTGATATCTACTTAGGCTCAGATGCGGTCACTTCCTTATCGGTCGGACTTACTAACACAGAATCTGCTTCTGTGGCTCTGAGTAGCATCCTGGCTTCAGGAACTTACTATCTCTTTGCTCAAGCTGATGGCGAGAACAAAATTTCCGAAAGTAATGAAAACAACAATCTTGCCTATCAAACAATTACGATTAAAGGATCTGATGGCGGTGCAGACTGGTTTAGTGACAATCTCAAAGATGCAGAACTGATTAGTTTGACTCGTACCCTTGCAGGTGATGGGAATTTGAGTCGCAATGACATGATTTCTGTGTTCCGTAATGCTAAAGATGGTGCTGTTATTGATGCTAAGGAACTGACAGATCTCCGCACCATTGTTAGTAATGCTAGCCGCTTTACTATGCAAGATTATGTTCGAGTTCTTTCAGACTACATAGTTAACGGAAATCCGGCGAACCAGTGGTGGACAGGAGGCGCAACCACCCGGACAAACTTAGGGAATCTTTATGCGGGTAGCAGTGACACCCAATTAGAAAAACTCATCGGCAAATGGTTCTTGGGAACCGATCGCCCCAATCCACTATCAGAAGGGGATACTGCTAATCAAAATAGTGGCACAAATACTAGCGATAAAACTTATCGAGCCGTTAGTGGGTCTTTGTTCCAAAATGGCATTAGTGCAGATGATATTAATCAAGGAGCTTTAGGAGATTGCTATTATCTGGCAACCCTAGCTTCTATTGCCCTGGAAAAGCCTTCTTACATCCAAAATATGTTTATCGACAATGGAGATAATACTTACACTGTTCGCTTTTTCAATAATGGTGTAGCGAATTACGTCACAGTTGATAAGTATCTACCTACTGATTATTTTGGGCAGTTAACTTACGCCAGTTCTGGTCAGTCATACGATGATTCAACCAACGAATTATGGGTAGTCTTGGCTGAAAAAGCCTATGCCCAATTAGCAGAGTCGGGTTGGAGTCGCCCTGAGAACGTTAGTAATGCTTACGGTTCTATTGAGGGTGGATGGATGGATTATGTAATCAAGCAGGTGACTGGTTTAAGTGCAACTTTCCAAGATGATATTTCCAAAATGACTAAAACTCAACTGATTAACTTAGTTAATACTAATCAGATATTAACAGCTGGCTTTGTCAATGGAGAAGGTTATGGTGTACATGATGGTCACGCTTATACTATTACCGCTTACAATGCCACAAATAGTACATTCCATATCAGAAACCCTTGGGGATATGACGACGCGGATGTAACTTGGGAGCAATTGCTTAGTCTTAAGGCTGTCATTATCTGGTCAAATACTTAA
- a CDS encoding acyl carrier protein, with protein MLTQQTEALKVSTTEIKEWLISYLADLLEIEPEQINVETTFARYGLDSSVAVVLTGDLGNLLGKELDLRVIWDYPTIASLAQHLSE; from the coding sequence ATGCTTACTCAACAAACTGAAGCTTTGAAAGTATCTACCACAGAAATCAAAGAATGGTTGATTTCTTATCTAGCAGATTTGCTAGAAATTGAACCAGAGCAAATAAATGTAGAAACTACTTTTGCCCGTTATGGTTTAGATTCATCGGTAGCGGTAGTTTTAACAGGAGATTTAGGAAATTTGCTTGGCAAAGAGCTAGATTTAAGGGTAATTTGGGATTATCCCACGATCGCATCTCTAGCACAACATTTAAGCGAATAA
- a CDS encoding acyl-CoA desaturase — protein MQLNNQSPLLLASTKEAKITIKNDYLQTVQKRFAAATIIIPLIGTLIALKFAWDFGISLMELELFLVFWFLTMVGGVTVGNHRLLSHCSFKTHPSVRVTLAILGSMAAQGPVINWVSNHRRHHQYSDQIGDTHSPNLYQGEPWGKLRGMWHSHIGWMLTGELTNSTVFAKDLLQDSVMTKINQQYLTFVVLGLLIPSILGGLLSGTWIGIWQGFLWGGLVRIFVVHHLTWSLNSIVHLYGSRSFNTNEKSTNNVWLAIPTGGEAWHNNHHAFPNSAKFGLQWWQVDLGDYLIRTLEVLGLAWDVKVPTPGMIEAKKTAC, from the coding sequence ATGCAGTTAAATAATCAAAGTCCTTTGTTATTAGCTTCAACTAAAGAAGCAAAAATAACAATCAAGAATGATTACTTGCAAACCGTACAGAAGCGGTTTGCCGCAGCCACAATCATAATTCCTTTGATTGGTACACTGATCGCCCTCAAATTCGCTTGGGATTTTGGGATTAGTCTCATGGAATTAGAACTATTTTTAGTCTTCTGGTTCCTAACTATGGTTGGAGGGGTTACTGTAGGTAATCATCGGCTTTTATCTCACTGTTCCTTTAAAACTCACCCATCTGTTCGAGTTACTTTGGCTATTTTGGGTTCGATGGCTGCTCAAGGCCCTGTGATTAATTGGGTTAGCAATCATAGACGGCATCATCAATACAGTGACCAGATAGGAGACACTCATTCACCCAACCTTTACCAAGGAGAACCTTGGGGAAAGTTAAGGGGAATGTGGCACAGCCATATTGGTTGGATGCTGACCGGTGAACTCACAAACTCTACAGTATTTGCTAAGGATTTGTTGCAAGACTCGGTGATGACAAAAATCAACCAACAATACCTAACTTTTGTTGTTTTAGGTCTTTTGATTCCATCTATTCTTGGAGGACTATTATCAGGTACTTGGATAGGTATATGGCAAGGATTTTTGTGGGGAGGGCTAGTCAGAATTTTTGTAGTACATCATTTAACTTGGAGTCTTAATTCCATTGTTCATCTGTATGGTAGTCGCTCTTTCAATACTAATGAAAAGAGTACTAATAATGTTTGGCTAGCGATTCCTACAGGAGGAGAAGCTTGGCATAACAATCATCATGCTTTTCCTAACTCGGCAAAGTTCGGCTTGCAATGGTGGCAAGTTGATTTAGGAGACTATTTGATTCGCACTCTGGAAGTATTGGGTTTAGCTTGGGATGTGAAAGTTCCTACCCCAGGAATGATTGAAGCGAAGAAAACTGCTTGCTGA
- a CDS encoding acyl-CoA dehydrogenase family protein gives MQFNSQNQFLESSSRQRAEQVIHWLRDYAQRRINSRLMDERRCITPHVVLDFGKKGLLGMIIPQSSGGLGLNYTDTFQVMEQLAAIDLNLASFVGVNNFLGIYPILKYGTDEIKETYLKNLAQGRDLAAFAITESSAGSNPRGIKAEAHPDGNGGWLITGTKIWSGSASWSSAINIFAHVVDEQGESLGITAFTIPENAQGLRQGNEALTMGMRGMVQNTIYLEQVKVDRENVLGEIGSGFEVAQDAMQLARLGISATCIGGMKRCAQLMLRYATRRSIGIERLITQQITLQRLSDLTAAIAAVECLVKTISTSLDEGKSVPPEAYLVAKIIAPELMWQAADNLVQLLGGRGYIESNIAPQILRDARLFRIFEGPTETLQMHLGLIALYHTPQLCSSLNEFLRATKISEQLQHTAESCASELTNKNLSRSSNKKFSKILSQKLGDVAAWAFVLGCIQKSYQSEPTDELKRVENWGQEYFQTKIANALAENLSEQTLLDTNQVENLINQYVEKIGDVEQNLAGEEYELDEYLCKKV, from the coding sequence ATGCAGTTCAATAGTCAAAATCAGTTCTTAGAAAGTTCAAGTCGTCAACGTGCAGAACAAGTCATCCATTGGTTACGTGATTATGCCCAAAGACGAATCAATTCTAGACTGATGGACGAGCGGCGCTGTATAACTCCCCATGTCGTTTTAGACTTTGGCAAAAAAGGCTTGTTAGGAATGATTATCCCCCAATCATCCGGCGGTCTTGGCTTAAATTACACTGATACGTTTCAAGTAATGGAACAACTTGCAGCGATCGATCTCAACTTAGCTTCATTTGTTGGTGTAAATAATTTTCTCGGAATCTATCCAATTCTTAAATATGGTACAGATGAAATCAAAGAAACCTATCTCAAAAATTTAGCCCAAGGGAGAGATTTAGCAGCCTTTGCCATTACAGAATCATCTGCGGGATCTAATCCCAGAGGAATCAAAGCCGAAGCTCATCCAGATGGCAATGGTGGCTGGTTAATTACCGGTACTAAAATTTGGAGCGGTTCTGCATCTTGGTCAAGCGCAATCAATATTTTTGCTCATGTTGTAGATGAACAAGGCGAATCTTTGGGAATCACAGCATTTACCATCCCAGAAAATGCTCAGGGATTGAGGCAAGGTAATGAAGCTTTGACTATGGGAATGCGAGGAATGGTTCAGAATACTATTTACCTTGAGCAAGTAAAAGTTGATCGTGAAAATGTTTTAGGCGAAATTGGTTCTGGTTTTGAGGTGGCGCAGGACGCGATGCAACTGGCACGATTGGGAATTTCTGCAACGTGTATTGGGGGAATGAAACGCTGTGCCCAACTCATGCTGCGTTATGCTACCCGTCGCTCAATCGGCATAGAACGGCTAATAACTCAACAGATTACTTTACAACGTCTGAGTGATTTAACAGCAGCAATTGCCGCAGTTGAGTGCTTGGTAAAAACCATTTCTACATCCTTAGATGAAGGAAAATCTGTTCCTCCAGAAGCTTATCTTGTCGCCAAGATTATCGCACCCGAATTAATGTGGCAAGCAGCAGATAATCTTGTTCAACTGCTAGGTGGACGGGGTTATATCGAATCGAATATTGCGCCCCAAATCTTACGGGATGCTCGTTTGTTTCGGATTTTTGAAGGGCCGACTGAAACTTTACAAATGCACTTAGGCTTAATAGCTTTATACCATACCCCTCAACTCTGTTCATCTCTTAATGAGTTTCTGAGAGCTACAAAAATCAGTGAGCAATTGCAACACACGGCTGAATCTTGTGCTTCTGAACTCACAAATAAAAACCTATCTCGGAGCAGTAATAAGAAATTCAGTAAAATCTTATCCCAAAAGTTGGGTGACGTAGCTGCATGGGCATTTGTACTTGGTTGCATCCAAAAGTCATATCAAAGTGAACCAACGGATGAACTAAAACGTGTCGAAAACTGGGGTCAAGAATATTTTCAGACAAAGATAGCTAATGCTCTGGCAGAAAATCTCTCTGAGCAGACTTTGCTAGATACTAATCAGGTAGAAAATCTGATTAATCAGTATGTAGAAAAAATTGGTGATGTCGAGCAAAATTTAGCTGGAGAAGAATATGAACTTGATGAATATCTCTGTAAAAAAGTCTAG